The following coding sequences lie in one Bacteroidales bacterium genomic window:
- a CDS encoding response regulator transcription factor — protein sequence MENFFMIRAIIVDDEFYSREQIRKIVTTFCPNVMVLAAADSVKSGVAAINEHEPDLVLLDIKLPDGSGFDLIKHFNKPDFKVIFISGYMEYAIKGYKFGAVDYILKPIDEEALTLAINRADDLIRYEEKLKFKAIEENLVSLNKTSKILLKTTEQIHLVSISDIIRVEADGSYCTFYITDGRKILVSKAIGEFEEELIDKGFHRIHKSHLINIGKLSYFDKNDGGNVKMSDGSEVPVASRKKDMLLDLFESLA from the coding sequence GTGGAAAATTTCTTCATGATCAGGGCGATAATTGTTGACGATGAGTTCTATTCACGCGAACAAATCCGTAAAATCGTTACGACCTTTTGTCCCAACGTGATGGTGCTGGCTGCTGCCGACAGCGTGAAGTCGGGGGTAGCCGCCATTAACGAGCATGAACCCGACCTGGTGCTTCTCGATATCAAATTGCCCGACGGCAGCGGCTTCGACCTGATCAAGCACTTCAATAAACCCGATTTCAAGGTGATCTTTATCTCCGGCTACATGGAATACGCCATCAAAGGCTACAAGTTTGGCGCAGTGGATTACATTCTGAAACCGATAGACGAAGAGGCGCTCACCCTCGCCATCAACCGTGCCGACGACCTCATCCGCTACGAAGAGAAACTGAAGTTTAAGGCCATTGAGGAAAACCTGGTTTCGCTCAACAAAACCAGCAAAATCCTCCTCAAAACCACCGAACAGATCCACCTGGTCAGCATCAGCGACATCATCCGGGTGGAAGCCGACGGCAGCTATTGCACTTTTTATATCACCGACGGACGGAAAATCCTGGTTTCAAAAGCCATCGGCGAGTTCGAGGAAGAGCTTATTGACAAAGGATTTCACCGCATACATAAATCACACCTCATCAATATCGGCAAGCTAAGTTACTTTGACAAAAATGACGGCGGGAACGTGAAAATGTCGGATGGCTCGGAAGTCCCTGTCGCCTCAAGGAAAAAGGACATGCTGCTCGATTTGTTCGAAAGTCTTGCATAG
- a CDS encoding GxxExxY protein: MEINQITEKIIGCAIEVHKRLGPGLLESAYEECLSYELKSAGFTIERQVPVPVVYKDIKLECGYRIDILVEKTVVLELKTIEAFAPVHEAQILTYLKFANKPLGLLINFNVTLLKNGIRRFKN; the protein is encoded by the coding sequence ATGGAAATCAATCAGATAACCGAAAAAATAATTGGGTGTGCCATAGAAGTCCATAAAAGATTGGGTCCGGGATTATTAGAATCAGCTTACGAAGAGTGCTTATCCTATGAGTTGAAAAGTGCTGGATTCACTATTGAACGGCAAGTTCCTGTACCAGTAGTCTATAAAGACATTAAACTGGAGTGCGGATACAGAATTGATATTCTGGTTGAGAAGACTGTAGTTTTAGAGCTAAAAACAATTGAAGCATTTGCACCTGTTCATGAAGCTCAGATTCTGACTTATTTGAAATTTGCCAATAAACCACTCGGATTGCTGATCAACTTTAATGTGACATTGCTTAAAAATGGGATAAGGCGGTTTAAAAATTAA
- a CDS encoding AAA family ATPase yields the protein MSEQKQEALSRKATVLYLTFSGFHEMETNSSFGEIAALLGRCFSFTDPIIRLYSGKPYKYMGESAMAFFGLNEDGKRSSVNAVKSAIELQNKFSELISENEFPGTIGFKIGIYSGEIFSATIGTGAEQQENYFGEALQLAAHICSLAMPGQILVGEETRQHASTDFTFNALEPVPVKGYKKPLPIFEPLTKKHKKLDLKISPQRKIVSEMVGRSSEMEQLEGLIRNLAAGKGSIVNIVGKAGIGKSRLMAEMKAQPLMDKVLLLEGRAVSTGQNLSFHPITNLIKSWAGITEEDLPSVSSEKLFQGIKRNTAEQADEIYAFLATMMGLPLEGKNKERVKGIEGEALEKLILKNLRDLIIAATKDKPRIYMIEDLHWADSSSITLFESLYKLSEKYPVMFINVMRPGYKETGDYILKYLVDNFPGDHNTINVNPLEETESGNLIKNLLREAPIPEEIQKMIVRKTEGNPFFIEEIIRSFIDEEIIDIQEGNFIVTEKIKDVNIPETINEAILSRVDKLDEKTRELLNTASVMGRNFYYKVLEEATDTIEELDERLAYLTQVQLITETKKKEEIEYLFKHALAQQLTYDAMMQQSRKEIHFKIARSIEKVFAANIHEFYGTLVYHYELAEDEEKAIYFMLLAGEEAMRSGASSEALRFFERALDALPEQRKNDPQDNEIRDLRINIANLYHALGRNFESVELFEYIFEKYFNYRVAKTEKGIMLRGIWGMVLIAFAFRFPRLFFRKSIKKEDELICTHFVDWGTPISTINPRHFVFKPSDAVRRFIKYDPMGSQAVLDLYIQISCIFLWASFSYPTSRKIIDLVDQADFQLNPRPLLSLLMTKSMFNINTGKWHYNIDADEVFNTGIKTGELWMTSVTALYLGMQQTELGNYARTIEISDKLKELGNSFENSFSIAQGYRVRFVCLMKFRKFEQLQPLLDEARNYMHTTDNKLHAFLVDIVQSHLHIHNNDLDAAVKSFEEAKKSLEIIKSIPSYYTPYLIAKIHLGLALMNDKRNKDIKNNQEIRELLKASKKLIAKSKKFVSNLTEAYLLRSRIFMFQQKSGKAFKNLQLAIATGEKYQSRLEHSRACFETGKFLSDPNNRNKELNGNPAGYYLEKAKAMFEEMDLQWDLKEYEQYMET from the coding sequence ATGTCTGAGCAAAAACAAGAGGCGTTATCGCGTAAAGCTACGGTTTTATACCTGACCTTCAGCGGGTTTCACGAAATGGAGACAAACTCCTCCTTTGGTGAAATTGCAGCTTTGCTCGGTCGGTGCTTCTCCTTTACCGATCCCATCATCCGGCTTTACAGCGGCAAACCCTACAAATACATGGGCGAGAGCGCCATGGCATTTTTCGGATTGAATGAAGATGGTAAACGTTCGTCGGTGAATGCAGTAAAATCAGCCATCGAACTGCAAAACAAGTTCTCAGAGCTGATCTCCGAAAATGAGTTCCCCGGTACGATCGGATTCAAAATCGGTATCTATTCAGGTGAAATTTTTTCGGCAACCATTGGAACCGGAGCCGAACAGCAGGAAAATTACTTTGGCGAAGCCCTTCAACTGGCTGCGCACATTTGCAGTCTGGCCATGCCCGGCCAGATATTGGTCGGCGAGGAGACCCGACAACACGCCAGCACCGATTTTACCTTTAATGCCCTCGAACCCGTTCCCGTAAAGGGGTACAAAAAACCACTTCCCATTTTTGAACCGCTGACTAAAAAGCACAAAAAACTCGACCTAAAAATAAGTCCGCAGCGTAAAATTGTTTCGGAGATGGTGGGGCGCAGCAGCGAAATGGAGCAACTCGAAGGGCTGATCAGAAATCTGGCGGCAGGCAAAGGCTCCATCGTGAACATTGTAGGTAAGGCAGGCATCGGCAAATCGCGTCTGATGGCGGAAATGAAGGCTCAGCCCTTGATGGATAAGGTGCTTTTGCTTGAAGGACGTGCAGTGTCGACAGGGCAAAATCTCAGTTTCCATCCCATTACCAATTTAATTAAATCCTGGGCAGGCATCACCGAAGAGGATCTTCCTTCTGTTTCATCAGAAAAGCTTTTTCAGGGTATCAAACGCAACACTGCGGAACAGGCAGATGAAATCTATGCTTTCCTTGCCACCATGATGGGATTGCCGCTTGAAGGGAAAAACAAGGAGCGAGTCAAGGGTATTGAAGGTGAGGCGCTTGAAAAACTCATCCTGAAAAATCTTCGCGACCTCATTATAGCCGCCACAAAAGACAAACCCCGCATTTACATGATCGAGGATCTGCATTGGGCCGACAGCTCATCCATCACCTTGTTTGAATCGCTATACAAGCTTTCAGAGAAATACCCTGTAATGTTTATCAATGTAATGCGGCCCGGATACAAGGAAACAGGAGATTACATCTTAAAATACCTTGTGGATAATTTCCCGGGCGATCATAACACCATCAACGTTAATCCTTTGGAGGAAACGGAATCCGGGAATCTGATCAAAAATCTTCTGAGAGAAGCCCCAATTCCTGAGGAAATTCAAAAGATGATTGTCCGCAAAACTGAGGGGAATCCCTTTTTTATTGAGGAGATCATCCGCAGTTTTATAGATGAAGAGATTATTGATATACAAGAAGGTAATTTTATTGTAACCGAAAAAATCAAAGATGTCAACATCCCTGAAACCATCAACGAGGCCATTCTCTCCAGGGTGGATAAACTGGATGAAAAGACCAGGGAATTGCTGAATACCGCCTCTGTAATGGGACGTAATTTCTATTACAAAGTATTGGAAGAGGCTACAGATACCATAGAAGAACTTGACGAAAGGCTCGCCTATCTTACCCAGGTACAGTTGATCACCGAGACAAAAAAGAAGGAAGAAATCGAGTACCTCTTCAAACACGCCCTGGCCCAGCAGTTGACCTACGACGCCATGATGCAGCAATCACGGAAGGAGATACATTTCAAAATTGCCCGTTCGATTGAGAAAGTGTTTGCGGCAAACATCCATGAGTTTTATGGCACACTGGTCTATCACTACGAGCTGGCAGAGGACGAAGAAAAGGCAATCTATTTCATGTTATTGGCTGGTGAAGAAGCCATGCGATCAGGCGCTTCGTCAGAAGCATTGCGGTTCTTTGAAAGGGCGCTGGATGCTTTGCCGGAACAGAGAAAAAATGATCCGCAAGACAATGAGATCAGGGATCTTAGAATCAATATTGCCAATTTGTATCACGCGTTGGGACGCAATTTTGAATCGGTTGAACTCTTTGAATATATTTTTGAAAAATACTTTAATTACAGGGTTGCAAAAACGGAAAAGGGTATTATGCTAAGGGGTATCTGGGGGATGGTGTTGATCGCTTTCGCATTTAGGTTTCCACGGCTGTTTTTCAGAAAATCCATAAAAAAGGAGGATGAATTAATTTGCACTCATTTTGTCGACTGGGGTACCCCTATTTCAACTATTAATCCACGACATTTTGTTTTTAAGCCATCTGATGCGGTCAGGAGATTTATTAAGTACGATCCCATGGGTTCTCAGGCAGTTCTGGATCTTTACATCCAGATTTCTTGTATATTTCTTTGGGCATCATTCTCTTACCCAACTTCAAGGAAGATCATTGATCTTGTTGACCAGGCAGATTTTCAATTAAACCCGAGGCCTCTTTTGTCATTATTAATGACAAAAAGCATGTTTAACATAAATACCGGGAAATGGCATTACAACATTGATGCCGATGAAGTATTTAACACGGGGATCAAAACGGGTGAGCTATGGATGACCAGTGTCACCGCATTGTATCTTGGTATGCAGCAGACCGAGTTGGGGAATTATGCCCGTACTATTGAGATTTCGGATAAACTTAAAGAATTGGGAAATTCCTTTGAAAACAGTTTCTCTATAGCACAAGGATACAGAGTGAGATTCGTGTGCCTGATGAAATTCAGAAAATTTGAACAACTGCAGCCATTATTAGACGAAGCCAGGAATTACATGCATACTACTGATAACAAGTTACATGCATTTTTAGTGGATATAGTCCAAAGCCACCTCCATATTCACAACAACGATCTTGATGCAGCGGTAAAATCTTTTGAGGAAGCAAAAAAGTCCCTGGAAATAATCAAGAGTATTCCGAGCTATTATACACCCTATCTGATAGCAAAAATTCATCTGGGCTTAGCGTTGATGAACGACAAAAGAAACAAGGATATAAAAAACAATCAGGAGATCAGGGAACTGCTAAAGGCATCCAAAAAGCTAATAGCTAAATCAAAGAAATTTGTCAGCAACCTTACCGAAGCCTACCTGCTACGATCGAGGATTTTCATGTTTCAGCAAAAATCCGGCAAAGCTTTTAAAAATCTTCAATTAGCCATCGCTACCGGAGAAAAATACCAAAGCCGCCTCGAACATTCCCGCGCCTGTTTTGAAACCGGCAAATTCCTTTCCGATCCAAATAATAGAAACAAGGAATTAAACGGCAATCCTGCGGGCTATTATCTGGAAAAAGCCAAAGCCATGTTCGAAGAAATGGATCTCCAATGGGATTTGAAGGAGTACGAACAATATATGGAAACCTAA
- a CDS encoding T9SS type A sorting domain-containing protein has translation MKKLILILTMIFLSQFFAFSKGCLPQGIAFFTQARIDNFQANNPGCTQIEGDVTINGDDINNLKGLSVLTSIGGNLLIWDNDVLTSLSGLENLTTVGGYVNIHNNDAMTSLSGLESLTTIGGCVNLYNNNALTSFYGLKSLTTIGGYLNIHHNNSLSCFTGLESLVSIGEFLDINYNNALTNFSGMENITSIGGYLDVSGNNALNSLAGLENIAAGSITTLYIRYNFSLSACHIQCICDYLAAPGGNIYIYHNAPGCNSPEDVVAACTSCLPEGITFNTQAQIDNFQANYPGCMEIEGNLTIQGSDITNLNGLNVLTSIGGDLWIYYNSNLTSLTGLDNLTSIGGYLYIDNNTILASLAGLENLTSIGSYLSIYENSSLTSLTGLESLTSVGGYLYINYNNALTSLTGLENLVTTGGLYIGDNSTLTSFTGLDNLVSLGGDLRISSNNAMTSLTGLGNLTSIGGHMYIGKWDDYSGGNPALINLFGLDNLVSIGGDLRICSNNALTSLRGLENLTTIGANVEIGSYWDGGNLQLISLKGLDNIISIAGDLSIIYNNALNSLTGLDNLTSIGGNLKITSNNALTNPTGLENLASIGGNLFIGYNDALTTLTGLENLTSIGGEFELWNNNALTSLTGLEGLTSIGWSLGIYHNNALTNLTGLENLATIGYTLYICYNDALTSLTGLEGLTSIGWYLGIYHNYVLTCLTGLENLTSIGNILRIHDNIALMSLTGLENLASIGKILEIYNNNALTSLSGIDNIAADSITNLQIYSNPYLSTCHVQSICDYLSAPNGSVEIQYNAPGCDSPEEVEEACETLGIHDIGNEKPSGDQQNWNVNIFPNPGSGIITVEFEIKEGAYVTVAIFNLTGQQVAEPVYELKSPGQQQVQFDVSALPPGVYYCRLQTGNRTTTKKIIITE, from the coding sequence ATGAAAAAACTTATCCTGATCTTAACAATGATTTTTTTGAGCCAATTCTTTGCTTTTTCCAAGGGATGTCTGCCGCAAGGCATCGCGTTCTTCACCCAGGCAAGAATTGATAATTTCCAGGCCAACAACCCGGGATGTACCCAGATTGAGGGCGATGTGACAATTAATGGAGATGACATTAATAACCTGAAGGGATTAAGTGTACTAACCTCAATCGGCGGAAACCTTTTAATTTGGGACAACGATGTCCTGACCAGTTTATCCGGGTTGGAAAACCTGACCACTGTTGGGGGATACGTTAATATTCATAACAACGATGCCATGACAAGTTTGTCCGGACTGGAAAGCCTGACTACCATCGGAGGATGCGTCAATCTTTATAACAACAATGCCCTGACCAGTTTTTACGGGCTGAAAAGCCTGACCACTATCGGGGGATACTTAAATATTCATCATAACAATTCACTGTCATGTTTTACCGGACTGGAAAGCCTGGTTTCCATAGGAGAATTTCTTGATATTAATTACAACAATGCACTGACCAATTTTTCCGGAATGGAAAACATAACCTCGATAGGTGGTTATCTTGATGTAAGCGGAAACAACGCTTTGAATAGTTTGGCAGGACTCGAGAATATCGCTGCGGGGTCTATTACGACCCTATACATTAGATACAATTTTTCGTTATCCGCCTGCCATATTCAATGCATCTGCGATTACCTGGCGGCGCCCGGCGGTAATATCTATATCTATCACAACGCCCCGGGCTGCAACAGTCCTGAAGATGTGGTTGCGGCCTGTACATCCTGCCTACCCGAAGGCATCACTTTCAACACACAGGCACAGATTGATAATTTCCAGGCCAATTATCCGGGGTGTATGGAGATTGAGGGGAATTTGACCATTCAGGGTAGCGACATAACAAATTTGAATGGATTGAATGTGCTGACTTCCATCGGGGGGGATCTTTGGATTTATTATAACAGCAACCTTACCAGCCTGACAGGTCTTGATAACCTTACTTCCATTGGAGGATACCTTTATATTGACAATAATACCATCCTGGCCAGCCTTGCAGGGCTGGAGAACCTTACCTCCATCGGGAGTTATCTTAGTATTTATGAAAACAGCTCCCTCACCAGCCTTACAGGACTGGAGAGCCTGACTTCCGTCGGGGGGTATCTTTATATCAACTATAACAACGCCCTGACCAGCCTGACAGGACTGGAGAACCTGGTTACTACAGGTGGACTTTATATTGGAGATAATAGCACCCTGACCAGCTTTACTGGGCTGGATAACCTCGTATCGTTAGGCGGAGACCTGAGGATCAGCTCCAACAACGCTATGACCAGCCTGACCGGACTGGGAAACCTGACTTCCATTGGAGGTCATATGTATATTGGAAAATGGGATGACTATTCAGGTGGGAATCCTGCACTCATCAATCTATTCGGGCTGGATAACCTCGTATCAATTGGAGGCGACCTGAGGATTTGTTCCAACAACGCTTTAACCAGTCTTAGGGGGCTGGAGAACCTGACTACCATAGGAGCTAATGTAGAAATTGGGAGCTATTGGGATGGTGGAAACCTTCAATTGATCAGCCTGAAGGGGCTGGATAACATCATATCAATAGCCGGAGACCTGAGTATAATATACAACAACGCTTTAAACAGCCTTACTGGACTGGATAACCTGACATCGATAGGCGGAAACCTTAAGATCACTTCCAACAACGCTTTGACCAACCCGACGGGGCTGGAGAACCTGGCTTCTATCGGGGGTAATCTTTTTATAGGCTATAATGACGCCCTGACTACCCTGACCGGACTGGAAAACCTGACCTCAATCGGTGGGGAATTTGAGCTTTGGAATAACAATGCCCTGACAAGCCTGACGGGGCTGGAAGGTTTGACCTCAATCGGGTGGTCTCTTGGTATTTATCATAATAACGCTCTGACCAACCTGACGGGGCTGGAGAACCTGGCTACAATAGGCTACACTCTTTATATTTGTTATAACGACGCCCTGACCAGTCTGACTGGGCTGGAAGGTTTGACCTCCATCGGGTGGTATCTTGGTATTTATCATAATTACGTTCTGACCTGCCTGACGGGACTGGAGAACCTTACTTCCATCGGGAATATTCTTAGGATTCATGATAACATCGCCCTGATGAGCCTGACGGGGCTGGAGAACCTGGCTTCCATCGGGAAGATACTTGAAATTTATAATAATAACGCTCTGACCAGCCTGTCAGGCATCGACAATATTGCTGCCGATTCAATTACAAACCTTCAGATTTATTCTAATCCTTACTTATCCACCTGCCATGTCCAGAGCATCTGCGATTACCTCTCTGCACCCAACGGTTCTGTTGAAATCCAATACAATGCCCCTGGCTGCGACAGCCCGGAGGAGGTGGAGGAAGCGTGTGAGACCCTTGGTATTCATGACATCGGAAATGAAAAGCCTTCCGGTGATCAGCAGAATTGGAATGTAAATATTTTCCCCAATCCCGGTTCAGGGATCATTACCGTTGAATTTGAGATCAAGGAGGGGGCTTATGTTACCGTAGCCATCTTTAACCTCACAGGTCAGCAGGTTGCTGAACCGGTGTATGAGCTGAAAAGCCCTGGCCAACAGCAGGTACAATTCGATGTTTCCGCCCTGCCGCCGGGAGTCTATTATTGCCGCCTGCAGACCGGAAATCGAACTACAACGAAAAAAATAATCATCACGGAATAA
- a CDS encoding AAA family ATPase encodes MKQENEPSAAKTDPVATIVIAEIGGLIHLSDVKDARGEKSLINALYEKISQEIRLYNGTIYPSMGERIMAAFGLENRVENDEKNAVNAALRFHAVLESFSNDHDLAVPLTVRVGIHTGPVIKTRMGAGSNIQESLIGETVDIAARIQDIADKNQVLVGSTTYDKTKDLFTYHTLEPVPVKGYKKPIAIYEVTVRKSAPTEPPLQSGRIITSQMIGRQKEVRALEDFIKQLLNGRGGVTTIEGMAGIGKSRLMAEIRQKEIIQNVAFFEGRALSEGKNLSFHPIIQIIKSWSGIKEDDNPAVSYQKLSANIIRIYPEQASEIIPFVATMMGYPLEGEAKLRLKGIEGEALERLILKNIRDLLSRAASILPIVIMVEDAHWADLSSISFMESLFKLVKNHRLLFINVFRPEYKETGERLKSFLKENLPEHYKEITVQPLKENESAELIGNLLNQTNLPDDIKQLILLRSEGNPFFIEEVLRSFIDEGLIEVKDNAFIVTDRIQYANIPETIDKVILSRIDRLDEKTKGLLRTASVIGRNFYYKVLEEAAQTIEELDTRLLYLKETQLLNEHKNKEEVEFLFKHALAQQATYDSILLKTKKELHLKIARSIEKVFADKLPEFYGVLAMHYDKAEVTEKKLEYLIKAGDESFRSGASNEAMNFYIEAIKLFPKEPDSTLEKLNYKELEIKIGFAQQAAGNNIEAIETFQQVILKYFGYRLTSNDLINKYRGTLAMLTVLFKLNFQFFFFRKQPNEDFNTYMNVLSQWGEALATMNPRRYFLQALNFLNKVINYDLSKSDVGLSLFTECASLFMWTGLSFSLSEKILNYSKKANAEDHPSSLINYRYIRKMHDFFTGNIFEDQDYERVYQSGMKAGDFWPTTIYTLYSGLVCVELGKYEKLMEHVHHLENISESFDNSHANAEIYRLSVPAHYRFRKLDQALELAEEGIRYTSKTGHFALLLVILGAKSLAHSAKNELEAARQALAEAAKLVKDRKIITIYHFAYVQAKAQLEFQEFKMVIERKEKPGKSVKTLFKTIGLLISLSKKMRSATTESYRLKAITCWMLGKQRQSYKNFTLSIKSGQKYNCHLDLSRTYFEVGKCLRDPKSNETSLMGLSGSEYLFKAKRMFEEMELQWDLKEYEKYMES; translated from the coding sequence ATGAAACAAGAAAATGAACCATCAGCAGCGAAAACCGATCCGGTTGCCACCATTGTAATTGCGGAGATCGGGGGGTTGATTCATTTATCGGATGTAAAAGATGCCAGGGGGGAAAAGTCGCTGATCAATGCTTTGTATGAGAAAATCAGTCAGGAAATCCGCTTGTACAACGGTACGATTTATCCTTCGATGGGCGAGCGGATCATGGCCGCATTCGGATTGGAAAACAGGGTTGAAAACGATGAGAAGAATGCAGTCAATGCGGCGCTGAGGTTTCATGCGGTGCTCGAGTCTTTTTCAAACGATCATGACCTTGCGGTTCCACTTACCGTCCGGGTTGGTATTCACACCGGCCCGGTAATCAAAACCCGGATGGGCGCCGGGTCGAACATCCAGGAATCGTTGATCGGTGAAACCGTTGACATTGCAGCCAGAATCCAGGACATTGCCGATAAAAACCAGGTGCTGGTGGGTTCAACCACTTACGATAAAACCAAAGATTTATTTACATACCACACGCTCGAGCCCGTCCCTGTGAAAGGGTACAAAAAACCGATTGCGATTTATGAGGTCACGGTGAGGAAAAGCGCTCCCACCGAACCTCCGCTGCAGAGCGGGCGGATCATCACCTCGCAAATGATTGGCCGGCAGAAAGAGGTCAGAGCGCTTGAGGATTTCATCAAACAACTGCTCAACGGGCGCGGCGGGGTGACGACCATCGAAGGGATGGCCGGCATCGGAAAATCGAGGCTGATGGCCGAGATCAGGCAAAAGGAGATCATCCAAAATGTAGCTTTCTTCGAGGGGAGGGCACTGTCGGAAGGGAAAAACCTGAGCTTTCACCCCATCATCCAGATCATCAAATCGTGGTCGGGAATAAAAGAAGACGACAACCCGGCAGTTTCTTACCAAAAGCTGTCGGCCAATATCATCCGGATTTATCCCGAGCAGGCCTCCGAAATTATCCCATTCGTGGCTACCATGATGGGCTACCCGCTGGAAGGCGAAGCAAAGTTGCGGTTGAAGGGGATTGAAGGCGAAGCCCTCGAACGGCTGATCCTGAAAAACATCAGGGATTTACTCTCCCGCGCTGCCAGCATCCTCCCTATCGTGATCATGGTCGAAGATGCACACTGGGCTGACCTTTCATCCATCTCCTTCATGGAGTCGTTGTTCAAACTGGTGAAAAACCACCGGCTGCTGTTCATCAATGTTTTCCGTCCGGAATACAAGGAAACCGGGGAACGGCTGAAATCTTTTTTAAAGGAAAACCTTCCGGAGCATTACAAGGAAATCACGGTTCAGCCTCTGAAGGAAAATGAATCCGCAGAACTGATCGGCAACCTCCTAAACCAGACCAATCTGCCGGACGATATCAAACAGTTGATTTTGCTGCGCTCGGAAGGCAATCCGTTTTTCATCGAGGAAGTGCTGCGGTCGTTTATTGACGAAGGATTGATTGAGGTGAAGGACAACGCATTCATCGTTACCGACCGCATTCAATACGCCAATATTCCCGAAACCATTGACAAAGTCATCCTGTCGAGAATTGACCGCCTCGACGAAAAGACCAAAGGTTTGCTAAGAACCGCTTCGGTCATAGGAAGAAATTTCTACTACAAAGTATTGGAGGAAGCCGCGCAAACCATCGAAGAACTCGACACCCGGCTGCTTTACCTGAAGGAAACCCAATTGCTGAATGAGCATAAGAACAAGGAGGAGGTCGAATTCCTTTTCAAACACGCCCTGGCGCAGCAGGCCACCTATGATTCCATCCTGCTAAAAACCAAAAAGGAACTCCACCTGAAGATTGCCCGTTCCATCGAAAAAGTATTTGCCGACAAGCTGCCTGAGTTTTATGGAGTGCTGGCGATGCACTATGATAAAGCCGAGGTAACAGAGAAAAAGCTTGAATACCTGATTAAAGCAGGTGATGAGTCTTTCCGTTCGGGAGCATCAAATGAGGCAATGAACTTTTATATAGAAGCCATCAAATTATTTCCAAAAGAGCCCGATAGTACTCTGGAAAAATTAAATTACAAGGAATTGGAGATTAAAATCGGCTTTGCACAGCAGGCAGCCGGAAACAATATCGAAGCCATTGAAACCTTTCAGCAAGTGATTCTGAAATATTTTGGATACAGGTTAACTTCCAATGATTTGATTAATAAATACCGCGGAACATTGGCAATGCTTACTGTACTTTTTAAATTGAACTTCCAATTCTTCTTTTTTCGGAAACAGCCGAATGAAGATTTTAATACCTACATGAATGTGTTATCCCAGTGGGGAGAAGCTTTAGCTACAATGAATCCAAGACGTTACTTCCTTCAGGCATTAAATTTTCTGAACAAAGTGATCAATTATGATTTATCAAAGTCGGATGTTGGGCTTTCATTGTTTACCGAATGTGCCAGTTTATTCATGTGGACCGGATTGTCATTTTCCCTCAGCGAAAAAATCCTGAATTATTCCAAAAAGGCCAATGCTGAAGATCATCCCAGTTCGTTGATTAACTACCGCTATATAAGGAAAATGCATGATTTTTTCACCGGTAATATTTTTGAAGACCAGGATTATGAGCGCGTTTATCAGTCTGGAATGAAAGCTGGTGATTTCTGGCCAACTACTATTTATACGTTATACTCAGGTCTCGTTTGTGTGGAGTTGGGTAAATATGAAAAGTTGATGGAGCATGTTCACCATTTGGAGAATATTTCTGAGTCTTTCGATAACAGCCATGCAAATGCTGAAATTTACCGGTTGTCGGTCCCGGCTCATTATCGCTTCAGAAAGCTGGATCAGGCGCTTGAACTTGCTGAGGAGGGGATACGATATACCAGTAAAACAGGTCATTTTGCTTTGCTATTGGTGATCTTAGGCGCCAAATCGCTTGCACATTCTGCAAAGAATGAATTGGAAGCTGCCAGGCAAGCGCTGGCTGAAGCAGCCAAGCTTGTTAAAGACCGTAAGATCATCACCATTTATCATTTTGCTTATGTACAAGCTAAAGCTCAATTGGAGTTTCAGGAGTTTAAAATGGTCATTGAACGTAAGGAGAAGCCGGGGAAAAGTGTAAAAACCTTGTTTAAAACTATCGGTTTATTAATCAGTTTGTCGAAAAAGATGCGGAGTGCGACCACTGAATCATACAGGCTAAAAGCTATAACTTGCTGGATGCTTGGAAAACAAAGGCAGTCATATAAAAACTTCACACTCTCCATTAAGTCAGGACAAAAATACAATTGCCATCTTGATCTTTCCCGGACTTATTTTGAGGTGGGAAAATGCCTGCGCGACCCAAAATCTAACGAAACCAGCCTGATGGGACTCAGCGGCAGCGAATATTTATTCAAGGCCAAACGAATGTTCGAAGAAATGGAACTTCAATGGGATTTGAAGGAATACGAAAAATATATGGAAAGTTGA